Proteins from a single region of Psilocybe cubensis strain MGC-MH-2018 chromosome 3, whole genome shotgun sequence:
- a CDS encoding Pre-mRNA-splicing factor SLT11, giving the protein MPPKADINKAGWEQSLGDNPFIRMSKQEYGRSCGTCARPFTVFRWNPGSGARFKTTVICQTCAKIKNVCQTCLLDLEYGLPTQVRDTALGLQNEAPTSDINREYYAQNMEGKLDGNKSGLDSGRAASAGKEMLKQLARTDPYYKRNRPHVCSFFAKGECKRGSECPYRHEIPADNELAHQNMQDRYHGRNDPVARKIMAGHAEAQGLKPPDDVSVTSLFLSSLPVTSTEMSIRTQVLQSLPSIQATQLKSIVHVEKTRCAFVNFRERTVAETAAQAWANGLEIDGERVTVKWGRSRPKQPANTAGPSANSIASAAALVRSTNSVLSAKID; this is encoded by the exons ATGCCACCAAAGGCTGATATCAACAAAGCGGGATGGGAGCAGA GTTTGGGCGACAATCCATTTATTCGGATG TCAAAACAGGAGTACGGACGCTCATGTGGTACTTGTGCGAGACCCTTCACTGTGTTCCGTTGGAATCCTGGCTCAGGAGCACGCTTCAAAACCACTGTCATTTGCCAGACTTGCGCCAAGATTAAGAATGTGTGCCAAACATGCCTGCTTGATTTGGAATACGGTCTCCCAACACAAGTTAGAGATACAGCTCTAGGCCTGCAGAACGAGGCTCCCACAAGCGACATAAATAGAGAATATTATGCACAGAATATGGAAGGCAAG CTTGACGGAAACAAGTCCGGTCTCGACTCTGGACGCGCAGCATCTGCCGGAAAAGAGATGCTCAAACAGCTGGCGAGGACGGATCCTTATTACAAACGCAACAGACCTCATGTGTGTTCATTTTTCGCAAAGGGAGAATGCAAGCGCGGGTCCGAATGTCCGTATCGACATGAAATACCTGCAGACAACGAACTGGCGCACCAAAATATGCAGGATCGTTACCACGGGCGAAATGACCCGGTGGCGAGAAAAATTATGGCAGGTCATGCTGAGGCCCAAGGATTGAAGCCTCCAGATGACGTATCAGTA ACCTCACTATTCCTGTCTTCTCTCCCTGTTACCTCTACAGAAATGAGCATACGTACCCAAGTCTTACAATCCCTCCCAAGTATCCAAGCTACACAACTCAAATCTATAGTTCACGTGGAAAAGACGAG ATGTGCTTTTGTCAATTTCCGGGAGCGTACTGTTGCTGAAACTGCAGCCCAGGCTTGGGCAAATGGTCTCGAAATAGACGGCGAACGGGTAACAGTCAAATGGGGTCGAAGTAGACCCAAGCAGCCTGCCAATACCGCAGGCCCCTCGGCCAATTCAATAGCATCTGCTGCAGCT CTGGTAAGATCCACGAATAGTGTGTTGAGTGCTAAAATTGATTAA
- a CDS encoding putative membrane protein C6F6.13c, whose amino-acid sequence MATDLAKITPPRDLSDAQKALVFEHFFRRLATYRNTAVIYAILDDTNVTEFEASLNVWGQSLLEKAWLVCRGDDTDKLPPQEDIAKILNTILFLDITASTQYSARTRVFLASLGPLDESAIVAALKNPDHIIDEAQKQAETSRRSHADKGKTLRIVGMGVGAVAGGILLGVTGGLAAPLVGAGVTTVLGWLGMGGSVIGLLASGLAGSSVVCGALFGVYGARSTASMVERHTKDVSDLALVPIRSGKDEGNSDTLGVRLCVSGWLDSPEDVTAPWRVLEGDDTYALQWEMNALQELSDAMSTLVKSQAMNYVKAQVIKRTVFATLMNSLAPLALLRIGQIIDNPWMNARALAIKTGAVLGDMLANRVFGNRPVTLTGYSLGALVIYEALQHLARLPPSQTRDLIEDVFLFGTPVGADGRKWTSVRRVVSGRLVNGYARDDYVLGVLCRASEATWEVAGLEEIDAKGVENMCCEGVEGDRMWRTIAAKYVPRTLTPLNALVGGLAIPVAAHELLLLNGNVYGISGFIHRAIKGSTEAMAGVAGLVLGGALVARMEGHGPASLSLAFPKVLVSGFLVGLGTKMANGCTSGHMVCGISRFSIRSIVATATFFTVGVLTTQLIHQDFPAAGPTNWSIGAEGYRLLALQAIPLSLSVLLYALNSYPEVENPATDANSKKENVDGINVYPGLRILAYLTTSVQFAFALRLSNLSEASRVISFLLLPFHSAFDPSLALVGAGALGLGIPLYRYFRGNERPRLGGKWAIPKGGKIDSRLLIGSTIFGVGWGMAGICPGPGLVNFGRALGSGGQALAPYAGWLASMVIGGLFA is encoded by the exons ATGGCCACCGACCTCGCTAAGATAACTCCTCCCCGCGATCTCTCCGATGCTCAGAAAGCCCTCGTCTTCGAGCACTTCTTTCGACGTCTCGCAACCTATCGCAATACCGCCGTAATTTATGCCATCCTTGACGACACCAATGTCACTGAGTTTGAGGCGTCTCTCAATGTCTGGGGTCAGTCGCTCCTCGAAAAGGCTTGGCTCGTCTGTCGCGGCGACGATACAG ACAAGTTGCCCCCACAAGAGGACATTGCAAAAATACTCAATACTATCTTATTCTTGGATATCACTGCCTCTACGCAGTACTCAGCGCGCACCCGTGTCTTTCTGGCATCTCTAGGTCCGTTGGACGAGTCCGCCATCGTGGCAGCCTTGAAGAATCCCGATCACATTATAGATGAAGCACAGAAGCAGGCAGAGACCTCGAGACGCTCACATGCCGACAAAGGAAAGACCCTGCGGATAGTTGGGATGGGCGTCGGTGCGGTGGCTGGCGGCATCTTGCTGGGGGTTACCGGCGGTTTGGCTGCTCCTCTCGTCGGGGCAGGAGTTACGACTGTCCTGGGTTGGCTCGGCATGGGAGGTTCTGTTATAGGATTGCTCGCAAGTGGTTTGGCAGGCTCTTCGGTCGTTTGCGGCGCCTTGTTTGGCGTCTATGGTGCAAGGTCGACTGCTAGCATGGTGGAGCGTCATACAAAAGATGTCAGCGATCTCGCTTTGGTGCCCATTCGCAGTGGCAAGGATGAAGGAAATAGTGACACCTTGGGCGTGAGGCTCTGCGTCAGTGGGTGGTTAGACAGTCCGGAAGATGTCACGGCACCATGGCGTGTACTCGAGGGAGACGACACATATGCCCTCCAATGG GAAATGAACGCACTCCAGGAGTTGTCGGACGCCATGTCGACACTGGTCAAGTCGCAGGCAATGAATTACGTGAAGGCACAAGTGATCAAGAGAACGGTGTTTGCAACCCTGATGAATTCATTGGCCCCATTGGCATTGCTACGAATAGGACAGATTATTG ACAACCCGTGGATGAATGCGAGAGCACTGGCGATCAAAACTGGAGCTGTATTGGGGGACATGCTCGCGAACCGGGTGTTCGGAAATCGACCTGTGACATTGACGGGTTACTCGCTTGGTGCACTGGTGATCTACGAGGCGCTGCAACATCTAGCTCGACTGCCGCCGTCGCAAACGCGCGACCTGATCGAGGACGTGTTTCTGTTTGGCACGCCCGTGGGTGCGGATGGGCGCAAATGGACTAGTGTGCGGCGGGTGGTGTCGGGGAGACTGGTGAATGGATATGCTCGCGACGACTACGTGTTGGGAGTGCTGTGCCGGGCATCGGAGGCGACGTGGGAGGTGGCGGGGCTGGAAGAAATAGACGCAAAGGGCGTTGAGAACATGTGTTGTGAAGGAGTAGAGGGGGACAGAATGTGGCGCACCATTGCTGCCAAATATGTACCTCGCAC TCTAACTCCTCTAAATGCTCTCGTCGGCGGCCTCGCTATTCCTGTCGCTGCACAcgagcttcttcttctcaatgGCAATGTATACGGAATATCTGGCTTCATTCACCGTGCAATCAAGGGCAGCACAGAAGCCATGGCTGGCGTCGCCGGTCTCGTTCTCGGTGGTGCTCTAGTGGCCAGGATGGAAGGTCACGGTCCCGCATCTTTATCTTTGGCTTTTCCCAAGGTCTTGGTTTCTGGTTTTTTGGTCGGACTGGGAACAAAG ATGGCCAACGGCTGCACATCTGG ACATATGGTATGCGGGATATCGCGTTTCTCCATAAG GTCGATAGTCGCGACCGCCACGTTTTTCACTGTTGGCGTCTTAACCACACAACTCATCCATCAAGATTTTCCCGCAGCTGGCCCAACAAACTGGTCCATCGGCGCGGAGGGCTACAGACTGTTGGCTCTTCAGGCCATtcccttgtctttgtctgTGCTTTTGTATGCGTTG AACTCGTACCCCGAAGTAGAGAATCCCGCCACCGACGCCAAttcaaagaaagaaaacgttGACGGTATCAATGTATACCCCGGCCTGCGTATCCTGGCATATTTAACGACAAGCGTGCAATTCGCCTTTGCACTGCGCCTTTCCAATCTGAGCGAGGCATCTCGCGTGAtctcctttctcctcctccccttccATTCCGCGTTCGACCCTTCCCTTGCCCTCGTCGGCGCTGGTGCGCTGGGCTTGGGCATCCCCCTCTATCGTTACTTTCGTGGCAACGAGCGCCCACGCCTTGGTGGTAAATGGGCAATTCCTAAAGGTGGTAAGATCGACTCGCGGCTTCTGATAGGATCGACTATCTTCGGTGTTGGCTGGGGGATGGCGGGTATTTGCC CTGGTCCAGGTTTGGTAAACTTCGGGCGCGCTTTGGGATCTGGAGGCCAAGCTCTCGCACCGTATGCTGGTTGGCTCGCGTCCATGGTTATTGGCGGTTTATTTGCCTGA
- a CDS encoding Alpha-1,3/1,6-mannosyltransferase ALG2, translating into MDWWEEITTRQADIILANSRFTARIFKSYFPSISQTPRVVYPGINISAYEDAVDLLDLDTVAVTSQRPTLLSLNRFEGKKNALLALEAFGLLKSRHPHLGRLRLVLAGGYDPRLEDNVRTLQQLVDRTSTLSLTYNVTSPGPIPYGMSSSDSETDVLFVLNFTTSQRTALLLSSSSLALLYTPANEHFGIVPVEAMACGIPVLACDSGGPTESVVDASLVKEEGTGWLQRPDPQVWADTLLEIVNQSPSEREEMAQRAKARARSLFGMEAMTRGLDDALQQAVDLGPVDVFGWTMIVIAFFLAYLAGPFLLP; encoded by the exons ATGGACTGGTGGGAAGAGATCACGACGA GACAAGCCGATATCATTCTCGCCAACTCAAGATTTACAGCTCGCATCTTTAAGTCTTATTTCCCCTCCATCTCCCAAACACCACGCGTCGTATACCCTGGAATCAATATTTCCGCATATGAAGATGCAGTAGACTTACTCGACCTTGATACAGTCGCCGTCACCTC GCAACGCCCAACACTTCTCTCATTAAACAGATTTGAAGGGAAAAAGAACGCGTTGCTTGCTCTGGAGGCGTTTGGCTTATTGAAGAGCAGACATCCACACCTTGGCCGCCTACGCCTTGTTCTTGCGG GTGGATATGATCCTAGGCTGGAAGACAATGTCCGTACTCTGCAACAGCTCGTTGACCGCACATCAACACTTTCATTAACTTATAATGTCACTTCTCCTGGTCCCATACCTTATGGCATGAGCTCGTCTGATTCAGAAACAGATGTCCTCTTTGTGCTCAATTTTACGACATCGCAGCGGACAGCATTATTACTCTCGTCGAGTTCACTGGCGTTGCTGTACACACCCGCTAATGAGCACTTTGGCATTGTGCCTGTAGAAGCTATGGCATGCGGCATTCCTGTTTTGGCCTGCGACTCCGGAGGTCCAACAGAAAGCGTCGTTGATGCTTCTCTGGTCAAGGAAGAAGGCACCGGGTGGCTCCAACGGCCAGACCCACAGGTGTGGGCGGACACATTGCTGGAGATAGTAAACCAGTCTCCCTCTGAGCGGGAGGAAATGGCGCAGAGAGCGAAAGCGAGGGCGCGGTCGCTATTTGGTATGGAGGCGATGACGCGAGGACTGGATGACGCCCTCCAGCAGGCGGTAGACTTGGGTCCGGTGGATGTTTTTGGATGGACGATGATTGTGATTGCGTTTTTCCTAGCATACCTAGCTGGCCCTTTCTTGTTACCTTGA